A window from Onychostoma macrolepis isolate SWU-2019 chromosome 07, ASM1243209v1, whole genome shotgun sequence encodes these proteins:
- the tada2b gene encoding transcriptional adapter 2-beta isoform X1 gives MADLGKKYCVNCLADVTNLRIRCAECQDIELCPECFSAGAEIGNHRRWHGYQQVDGGRFSLWGPEAEGGWTSREEQSLLDAIEQYGFGNWEDMAAHVGASRTPQEVMDHYVSMYIHGNLGKACIPDSIPNRVTDHTCPSGGPLSPSLTTPLPPLDISVAEQQQLGYMPLRDDYEIEYDQEAEKLISGLSVNYDDEDIEIEMKRAHVDMYVRKLRERQRRKNIARDYNLVPAFLGRDKKDKERERPGGTGGLGGVGGAVGLGGGTTIIPTGSLGSSVAATPKRKITKEEKEQRTKLRALCQFMPQREFEEFFDNMHKERMLRAKVRELQRYRRNGIARLDESAEYEAARHKREKRKENKSIAGSKRGSSGGGGVAGLGGGVGAGGGLGGGGVSAIKEEGKDSEFSAIENLSGFELLSDREKVLCNSMNLSPTRYLTVKTIIIKDHLQKRQGIPSKSRLPSYLDKVLKKRILNFLSESGWISREAS, from the exons ATGGCCGACCTAGGGAAGAAGTACTGCGTGAACTGTTTGGCAGATGTTACGAATTTGCGGATTCGCTGTGCCGAATGCCAGGATATTGAACTTTGTCCGGAGTGCTTCTCCGCGGGTGCCGAAATCGGTAACCACAGGCGATGGCACGGCTATCAGCAAGTTGACGGCGGGCGCTTCTCGCTCTGGGGTCCCGAGGCAGAAGGAGGATGGACTAGCAGGGAAGAGCAGTCGCTGCTCGATGCCATCGAGCAATATGGATTTGGTAACTGG GAGGATATGGCAGCCCATGTGGGTGCATCACGCACCCCTCAGGAGGTCATGGACCATTATGTGAGCATGTATATCCATGGCAATCTGGGTAAAGCCTGCATCCCTGACAGCATCCCCAACCGCGTGACAGACCACACTTGTCCCAGCGGAGGTCCGCTGTCTCCTAGTTTGACTACCCCATTGCCCCCTTTAGACATATCTGTGGCAGAGCAGCAGCAACTGGGATATATGCCGCTTCGTGATGACTACGAGATTGAATATGACCAAGAGGCAGAGAAACTCATCAGTGGCCTGTCTGTAAACTACGATGATGAAGATATCGAGATCGAGATGAAACGAGCCCATGTGGACATGTACGTGCGTAAGCTGCGTGAACGACAGCGACGCAAAAACATCGCTCGTGATTACAATTTAGTGCCAGCCTTTCTGGGACGGGACAAAAAGGATAAAGAGCGAGAACGACCAGGTGGGACAGGAGGACTTGGGGGCGTAGGTGGAGCTGTAGGATTGGGAGGTGGTACCACCATCATTCCGACAGGGTCTCTGGGCTCCTCTGTAGCAGCAACACCGAAACGCAAAATCACCAAGGAAGAGAAAGAGCAACGGACGAAACTACGTGCCCTCTGCCAGTTCATGCCACAACGTGAGTTTGAGGAATTCTTCGATAACATGCACAAAGAGCGCATGCTTCGGGCGAAGGTTCGGGAGCTTCAGCGTTATCGGCGGAATGGCATCGCGAGACTCGACGAGTCGGCCGAGTACGAGGCGGCACGTCACAAACGGGAAAAACGGAAAGAGAACAAAAGTATTGCTGGGTCGAAGAGAGGTAGCAGCGGCGGAGGAGGAGTGGCTGGGCTTGGAGGAGGAGTTGGAGCAGGAGGTGGGCTTGGCGGAGGTGGAGTCAGTGCCATCAAAGAGGAGGGGAAGGACAGTGAGTTTTCAGCCATCGAGAACCTGTCTGGCTTTGAGCTGCTGTCCGATCGCGAGAAGGTACTGTGCAACTCTATGAACCTTAGTCCCACACGCTATCTGACTGTCAAGACTATCATCATCAAAGATCACCTACAGAAAAGGCAAGGCATTCCCTCGAAAAGCCGCCTACCCAGCTACCTGGACAAGGTGCTGAAAAAACGGATTCTGAATTTCCTGTCGGAGAGTGGCTGGATATCCCGAGAAGCCTCCTAA
- the tada2b gene encoding transcriptional adapter 2-beta isoform X2 has translation MRETYKMCRAGATSRQEDMAAHVGASRTPQEVMDHYVSMYIHGNLGKACIPDSIPNRVTDHTCPSGGPLSPSLTTPLPPLDISVAEQQQLGYMPLRDDYEIEYDQEAEKLISGLSVNYDDEDIEIEMKRAHVDMYVRKLRERQRRKNIARDYNLVPAFLGRDKKDKERERPGGTGGLGGVGGAVGLGGGTTIIPTGSLGSSVAATPKRKITKEEKEQRTKLRALCQFMPQREFEEFFDNMHKERMLRAKVRELQRYRRNGIARLDESAEYEAARHKREKRKENKSIAGSKRGSSGGGGVAGLGGGVGAGGGLGGGGVSAIKEEGKDSEFSAIENLSGFELLSDREKVLCNSMNLSPTRYLTVKTIIIKDHLQKRQGIPSKSRLPSYLDKVLKKRILNFLSESGWISREAS, from the exons atgagggaaacatacaaaatgtgcagggctgggGCTACTTCGAGACAG GAGGATATGGCAGCCCATGTGGGTGCATCACGCACCCCTCAGGAGGTCATGGACCATTATGTGAGCATGTATATCCATGGCAATCTGGGTAAAGCCTGCATCCCTGACAGCATCCCCAACCGCGTGACAGACCACACTTGTCCCAGCGGAGGTCCGCTGTCTCCTAGTTTGACTACCCCATTGCCCCCTTTAGACATATCTGTGGCAGAGCAGCAGCAACTGGGATATATGCCGCTTCGTGATGACTACGAGATTGAATATGACCAAGAGGCAGAGAAACTCATCAGTGGCCTGTCTGTAAACTACGATGATGAAGATATCGAGATCGAGATGAAACGAGCCCATGTGGACATGTACGTGCGTAAGCTGCGTGAACGACAGCGACGCAAAAACATCGCTCGTGATTACAATTTAGTGCCAGCCTTTCTGGGACGGGACAAAAAGGATAAAGAGCGAGAACGACCAGGTGGGACAGGAGGACTTGGGGGCGTAGGTGGAGCTGTAGGATTGGGAGGTGGTACCACCATCATTCCGACAGGGTCTCTGGGCTCCTCTGTAGCAGCAACACCGAAACGCAAAATCACCAAGGAAGAGAAAGAGCAACGGACGAAACTACGTGCCCTCTGCCAGTTCATGCCACAACGTGAGTTTGAGGAATTCTTCGATAACATGCACAAAGAGCGCATGCTTCGGGCGAAGGTTCGGGAGCTTCAGCGTTATCGGCGGAATGGCATCGCGAGACTCGACGAGTCGGCCGAGTACGAGGCGGCACGTCACAAACGGGAAAAACGGAAAGAGAACAAAAGTATTGCTGGGTCGAAGAGAGGTAGCAGCGGCGGAGGAGGAGTGGCTGGGCTTGGAGGAGGAGTTGGAGCAGGAGGTGGGCTTGGCGGAGGTGGAGTCAGTGCCATCAAAGAGGAGGGGAAGGACAGTGAGTTTTCAGCCATCGAGAACCTGTCTGGCTTTGAGCTGCTGTCCGATCGCGAGAAGGTACTGTGCAACTCTATGAACCTTAGTCCCACACGCTATCTGACTGTCAAGACTATCATCATCAAAGATCACCTACAGAAAAGGCAAGGCATTCCCTCGAAAAGCCGCCTACCCAGCTACCTGGACAAGGTGCTGAAAAAACGGATTCTGAATTTCCTGTCGGAGAGTGGCTGGATATCCCGAGAAGCCTCCTAA
- the tada2b gene encoding transcriptional adapter 2-beta isoform X3, with amino-acid sequence MAAHVGASRTPQEVMDHYVSMYIHGNLGKACIPDSIPNRVTDHTCPSGGPLSPSLTTPLPPLDISVAEQQQLGYMPLRDDYEIEYDQEAEKLISGLSVNYDDEDIEIEMKRAHVDMYVRKLRERQRRKNIARDYNLVPAFLGRDKKDKERERPGGTGGLGGVGGAVGLGGGTTIIPTGSLGSSVAATPKRKITKEEKEQRTKLRALCQFMPQREFEEFFDNMHKERMLRAKVRELQRYRRNGIARLDESAEYEAARHKREKRKENKSIAGSKRGSSGGGGVAGLGGGVGAGGGLGGGGVSAIKEEGKDSEFSAIENLSGFELLSDREKVLCNSMNLSPTRYLTVKTIIIKDHLQKRQGIPSKSRLPSYLDKVLKKRILNFLSESGWISREAS; translated from the coding sequence ATGGCAGCCCATGTGGGTGCATCACGCACCCCTCAGGAGGTCATGGACCATTATGTGAGCATGTATATCCATGGCAATCTGGGTAAAGCCTGCATCCCTGACAGCATCCCCAACCGCGTGACAGACCACACTTGTCCCAGCGGAGGTCCGCTGTCTCCTAGTTTGACTACCCCATTGCCCCCTTTAGACATATCTGTGGCAGAGCAGCAGCAACTGGGATATATGCCGCTTCGTGATGACTACGAGATTGAATATGACCAAGAGGCAGAGAAACTCATCAGTGGCCTGTCTGTAAACTACGATGATGAAGATATCGAGATCGAGATGAAACGAGCCCATGTGGACATGTACGTGCGTAAGCTGCGTGAACGACAGCGACGCAAAAACATCGCTCGTGATTACAATTTAGTGCCAGCCTTTCTGGGACGGGACAAAAAGGATAAAGAGCGAGAACGACCAGGTGGGACAGGAGGACTTGGGGGCGTAGGTGGAGCTGTAGGATTGGGAGGTGGTACCACCATCATTCCGACAGGGTCTCTGGGCTCCTCTGTAGCAGCAACACCGAAACGCAAAATCACCAAGGAAGAGAAAGAGCAACGGACGAAACTACGTGCCCTCTGCCAGTTCATGCCACAACGTGAGTTTGAGGAATTCTTCGATAACATGCACAAAGAGCGCATGCTTCGGGCGAAGGTTCGGGAGCTTCAGCGTTATCGGCGGAATGGCATCGCGAGACTCGACGAGTCGGCCGAGTACGAGGCGGCACGTCACAAACGGGAAAAACGGAAAGAGAACAAAAGTATTGCTGGGTCGAAGAGAGGTAGCAGCGGCGGAGGAGGAGTGGCTGGGCTTGGAGGAGGAGTTGGAGCAGGAGGTGGGCTTGGCGGAGGTGGAGTCAGTGCCATCAAAGAGGAGGGGAAGGACAGTGAGTTTTCAGCCATCGAGAACCTGTCTGGCTTTGAGCTGCTGTCCGATCGCGAGAAGGTACTGTGCAACTCTATGAACCTTAGTCCCACACGCTATCTGACTGTCAAGACTATCATCATCAAAGATCACCTACAGAAAAGGCAAGGCATTCCCTCGAAAAGCCGCCTACCCAGCTACCTGGACAAGGTGCTGAAAAAACGGATTCTGAATTTCCTGTCGGAGAGTGGCTGGATATCCCGAGAAGCCTCCTAA
- the ccdc96 gene encoding coiled-coil domain-containing protein 96 — MEEESLELKHEGSPVLENNTLVENTETIEDPTEAASAQVGEEETEETEPPHISEGVEDDVVKQGSQLTEDMSIADTSEPQISETEFGQHMITEEEDGIEPLIKETLEDTEGPEIGHFIDDLLSHEDTEEENEEDRHPAPDPESERTSPPNESTVPAEEEETGLNINTTEYMALLPELQAESQTLSKLNGQLQTKIAEHLSKKAGDKHPRLDRDISDQEQYQKYMDLMEQLKVQHHHVSELHQQRTEELRQQSLEKLKQVEHELRSLAALKYEAAMTALTGKVGKQAALTKVEKLQADELKQEDKLASVRLNNIKLKNKISQLEMELKSKRELADGLLLMDFEQLKTENQTFKDKLKERSEELLRLKRKVACSVQGISHVKEKLHFMHMENKVKHSQLAKTDALVALKREVLTRTRQARDGLRADNLKLQQRCGLLGNTTLLQDFEEKVDTSECLQQRLEMLKRRHAELTLKCAGIKQKIEQSNPEGQ; from the exons ATGGAAGAGGAGTCATTAGAGCTAAAACATGAAGGAAGTCCTGTTTTAGAAAATAACACACTGGTGGAAAACACTGAAACTATTGAGGATCCAACAGAGGCAGCAAGTGCCCAGGTTGGGGAGGAAGAAACTGAAGAAACTGAACCTCCTCACATCTCAGAAGGTGTTGAGGATGATGTGGTCAAGCAGGGTTCACAGCTGACAGAAGACATGTCTATTGCTGACACAAGTGAACCACAGATATCTGAAACCGAGTTTGGGCAACATATGATCACAGAAGAGGAGGATGGAATAGAACCCCTTATAAAGGAGACCTTGGAGGACACAGAGGGTCCTGAAATAGGACATTTCATTGATGATCTTCTATCACATGAGGACACTGAAGAGGAAAACGAGGAGGATAGACATCCAGCTCCTGATCCAGAGAGTGAGAGAACCAGCCCTCCTAATGAATCAACGGTGCCTGCAGAAGAAGAGGAGACTGGCCTCAACATCAACACTACAGAATATATGGCCCTGCTACCTGAACTACAGGCTGAGAGTCAAACGCTCAGCAAGCTAAATGGTCAGTTGCAGACCAAAATAGCAGAGCACCTCAGTAAGAAGGCAGGTGATAAACATCCCAGACTGGACAGAGATATCTCTGACCAGGAGCAGTACCAAAAGTACATGGATCTCATGGAGCAGCTAAAAGTGCAGCACCACCATGTCTCAGAGCTCCACCAACAGCGGACTGAAGAGCTCCGCCAGCAGAGCTTAGAGAAACTTAAGCAGGTGGAGCATGAGCTGAGATCCTTAGCTGCACTGAAATATGAAGCTGCCATGACAGCACTGACCGGTAAGGTGGGCAAACAAGCAGCACTGACAAAGGTGGAGAAGCTGCAGGCAGACGAACTGAAGCAGGAAGACAAGCTGGCATCTGTGCGTCTCAACAATATCAAGCTCAAGAATAAAATAAGTCAGCTTGAGATGGAACTTAAATCCAAGCGTGAGCTTGCTGATGGTTTGCTGCTGATGGACTTTGAGCAGCTCAAAACAGAGAACCAGACATTTAAAGACAAGCTGAAGGAGCGCAGCGAGGAGCTACTTAGGCTGAAAAGGAAGGTTGCCTGCTCTGTGCAG GGCATTTCCCATGTGAAAGAGAAGCTGCATTTCATGCATATGGAGAATAAGGTCAAACACTCTCAACTGGCGAAGACAGACGCATTGGTGGCTCTTAAACGTGAAGTGCTAACACGTACTCGACAGGCTCGTGACGGCCTGCGTGCAGACAACCTTAAGCTGCAACAGCGCTGTGGTCTGCTGGGAAACACTACACTGCTGCAGGACTTTGAGGAGAAGGTAGACACCTCTGAATGCCTGCAGCAGAGACTAGAGATGTTGAAGAGACGTCACGCTGAGCTCACGCTGAAGTGTGCTGGAATCAAGCAGAAGATTGAGCAAAGCAATCCAGAGGGCCAGTGA
- the ccl36.1 gene encoding LOW QUALITY PROTEIN: C-C motif chemokine 36.1 (The sequence of the model RefSeq protein was modified relative to this genomic sequence to represent the inferred CDS: inserted 1 base in 1 codon), with translation MRQYCLCLFIGLLAVAFLQSSVMGNNANLPSECCFAFYGRKLPITKIDSYMETRAECSXPGVIFVTKKGYRVCLNPRLSWVKSAIKAVDDRDL, from the exons ATGCGTCAGTATTGTCTTTGTCTTTTTATTGGTCTTCTGGCTGTTGCATTCCTCCAGTCCAGTGTAATGGGCAACA ATGCCAATTTACCATCCGAatgctgttttgctttttatgGGAGAAAACTCCCCATCACTAAAATTGATTCCTACATGGAGACAAGAGCGGAATGCT AACCTGGAGTCAT TTTTGTCACAAAGAAGGGTTATCGTGTTTGCTTGAATCCTCGGCTGAGCTGGGTGAAGAGTGCCATAAAAGCAGTTGATGATCGTGATCTTTAG
- the tbc1d14 gene encoding TBC1 domain family member 14 isoform X2, producing the protein MEYERSGQSSSSISPKKNVKRNLDFEPLSTTALILENRPANLPAKPEDEAQKHRQEYEEMVAQAKKRELKEAQKRKKQLEDRCKLEESIGNAALTWSQEILPNWQSMCSSKRVRDLWWQGLPPSVRGKVWSLAIGNELNITDELYDICLARAKEKWNAFVAPTAAAETESEDAGLSHADREASLELIKLDISRTFPNLCIFQQGGPYHDVLHSILGAYTCYRPDVGYVQGMSFIAAVLILNMNTADAFIAFANLLNKPCQMAFYRVDHSLMLTYFAAFEVFFEENLPKLFAHFKNNNLSSDIYLIDWIFTLYSKSLPLDIACRVWDVFCRDGEEFLFRTALGILRLYEDILTHMDFIHIAQFLTRLPEYISAEEIFSSITTINMNSKNKKWPQVLQALQKGQDRGSPLLKR; encoded by the exons GAATCTTCCTGCAAAGCCTGAGGATGAAGCCCAGAAACACAGACAAGAATACGAGGAGATGGTAGCTCAGGCCAAGAAGAGAG aGCTGAAAGAGGCCCAGAAACGGAAAAAACAACTAGAGGACAGGTGCAAACTAGAGGAAAGCATTGGCAATGCTGCTCTCACCTGGAGTCAGGAGATATTACCCAACTGGCAAAGCAT GTGTTCATCTAAGCGGGTGAGGGATTTATGGTGGCAGGGTCTGCCACCCAGTGTGAGGGGCAAAGTCTGGAGTCTAGCGATAGGCAATGAACTAAACATCACAGATG AGCTGTATGACATCTGTTTGGCAAGAGCCAAAGAAAAGTGGAATGCCTTTGTAGCCCCAACGGCTGCTGCAGAAACAGAGAGTGAAG ACGCAGGCTTGTCTCATGCTGATCGAGAGGCCAGTCTAGAACTGATCAAGTTAGACATTTCCAGAACCTTTCCCAATCTCTGTATTTTCCAACAG GGAGGCCCATACCATGATGTATTGCACAGCATTCTGGGAGCTTACACTTGCTATCGTCCTGATGTGGGATAT GTGCAGGGAATGTCCTTTATAGCAGCAGTGTTGATTCTCAACATGAACACTGCTGATGCCTTCATTGCATTTGCCAATTTGTTGAACAAGCCTTGTCAAATGGCTTTCTACAGAGTGGACCACAGCCTT atgTTGACATACTTTGCAGCATTTGAAGTGTTCTTTGAAGAAAATCTACCAAAGctttttgcacattttaaaaataacaacctGTCCtctgatatttatttaattgactg GATCTTCACCTTGTACAGTAAATCACTCCCACTGGACATCGCATGCCGTGTGTGGGACGTGTTCTGTCGTGATGGCGAGGAATTTCTCTTCCGCACAGCTCTGGGGATTCTGCGTCTTTACGAGGACATCCTCACACACATGGACTTCATCCACATCGCTCAGTTCCTGACGCGCCTGCCGGAATACATCTCTGCTGAGGAGATCTTCTCCAGCATAACCACCATCAACATGAACAGCAAGAACAAGAAATGGCCACAA GTTCTTCAGGCTTTGCAGAAAGGACAAGACCGTGGCAGTCCACTACTGAAACGCTAA